From a single Callithrix jacchus isolate 240 chromosome 5, calJac240_pri, whole genome shotgun sequence genomic region:
- the WIPF2 gene encoding WAS/WASL-interacting protein family member 2 produces the protein MPIPPPPPPPPGPPPPPTFNQANTEQPKLSRDEQRGRGALLQDICKGTKLKKVTNINDRSAPILEKPKGSSGGYGSGAAALQPKGGLFQGGVPKLRPVGAKDSSENLAGKPALQVPSSRAAAPRPPVSAASGRPQDDTDSSRASLPELPRMQRPSLPDLSRPNTSSSTGMKHSSSAPPPPPPGRRANAPPTPLPMHSNKAPAYNREKPLPPTPGQRLHPGREGPPAPPSVKPPPSPVNIRTGPSGQSLAPPPPPYRQPPGVPNGPSSPTNESAPELPQRHNSLHRKTPGPVRGLAPPPPTSASPSLLSNRPPPPARDPPSRGAAPPPPPPVIRNGARDAPPPPPPYRMHGSEPPSRGKPPPPPSRTPAGPPPPPPPPLRNGHRDSITTVRSFLDDFESKYSFHPVEDFPAPEEYKHFQRIYPSKTNRAARGAPPLPPILR, from the exons GCAAACACAGAGCAGCCCAAGCTGAGTAGAGATGAGCAGCGGGGTCGAGGTGCCCTCTTACAGGACATTTGCAAAGGGACCAAGCTGAAGAAGGTGACCAATATTAATGATCGGAGTGCTCCCATCCTCGAGA AGCCCAAAGGAAGCAGTGGTGGCTATGGCTCTGGAGCAGCTGCCCTGCAGCCCAAGGGAGGTCTCTTCCAAGGAGGAGTGCCGAAGCTTCGACCTGTGGGAGCCAAGGACAGTTCAG AGAATCTAGCTGGTAAGCCAGCCCTACAGGTCCCCAGTTCTCGAGCTGCTGCCCCAAGGCCTCCAGTGTCTGCAGCCAGCGGGCGTCCTCAGGATGATACGGACAGCAGCCGGGCCTCGCTCCCAGAACTGCCCCGGATGCAGAGACCCTCTTTACCGGACCTCTCTCGGCCCAATACCAGCAGCAGTACGGGCATGAAGCACAGctcctctgcccctcccccaccacccccaggaCGGCGTGCCAATGCACCCCCCACACCTCTGCCTATGCACAGCAACAAAGCCCCCGCCtacaacagagagaaaccctTGCCGCCGACACCTGGACAAAGGCTTCACCCTGGTCGAGAGGGACCTCCTGCTCCACCCTCAGTCAAACCACCTCCTTCCCCTGTGAATATCAGAACGGGACCAAGTGGCCAGTctctggctcctcctcctccgccttaCCGCCAGCCTCCTGGGGTCCCTAATGGACCCTCTAGCCCCACTAATGAGTCAGCCCCTGAGCTGCCACAGAGACACAATTCTTTGCATAGGaagacaccagggcctgtcagaggcCTAGCACctcctccacccacctcagcctccccctcTTTACTGAGTAATAGGCCACCTCCCCCAGCCCGAGACCCTCCCAGTCGGGGAGCAG ctccaccacccccaccacctgTGATCCGAAATGGTGCCAGGGatgctccccctcccccaccaccataCCGAATGCATGGGTCAGAACCCCCAAGCCGAGGAaagcccccacctccaccctcaagGACGCCAGCTGGGCCACCCCCTCCTCCTCCGCCACCCCTGAGGAATGGCCACAGAGATTCTATCACCACTGTCCGGTCTTTCTTGG ATGATTTTGAGTCAAAGTATTCCTTCCATCCGGTGGAAGACTTTCCTGCTCCAGAAGAATATAAACACTTTCAGAGGATATATCCCAGCAAAACAAACCGAG ctGCTCGTGGAgccccacctctgccacccaTTCTCAGGTGA